A region of the Augochlora pura isolate Apur16 unplaced genomic scaffold, APUR_v2.2.1 APUR_unplaced_1330, whole genome shotgun sequence genome:
acagttattttacaccacattattttaaactaaatttattcaatgtaatttttacgatatcgtcaaaaattaACCGttagatggtggttgtaatttcaacattatatggaattcattcagtgttaattataaaagtggtCTAAGTTAATTCAagcaaatactttttatttctttaaatagatttaaataaattccaccAATTGCACTGCTCGttactatttcaattaatactATTCTTTTGAAATCGCAGatgcaattttatgaaattgatttatgtAAACGTGCATGAATAAGgttcagtaaaataaattgcatgaGAAAAGTTaggggacagagagagaaagagaaagaaaaggagagagagagagagagagagagagagagataaatattccaattatTCCTGCACTAATAATGGATCCAAAGGTTAGAAATCCGTTTGGCGTATTTTCACTAAACATGCCTATAACTGATAGACCTTCACttcgaatttcttttcctGTCATCGTTCGTGCTACGGAATTAAGTATTGCTGATTTTTCTGCTGGGAAAATGATATGATCGCTGAGATTGTTTAGATTGTTTTGTGTATATATGCCACTTGTGGCTAAATTTGATGGGTTAATGTATTGCCATTTAGGTTCTTCAAGTGGTTGTAGCATTTGAGGAGGGATAACTTCAATTGGTCTTGGTGATAGCCTGTGCCAGGATTCCTCAATTTCATACATCACGGGTAATACATGGCTGCATTCCCTGTGTGTTCCATGGTTGGTGAGTATATGAGTTTTTGGCGTTAGAAATAAGGAATTGTTTCCGTTTGCGACAGGTAATTCATTGTAACAATCCGCGGTGTGTCTTACACGTACATCTACGACGATGCATTTGATTATGTGTATTACTTCTCCAGCGGTTAACCCTTTCTCTACTAcgggccactatagtggcttttcATAAGATGTCACTGTGGTACTACGGaccactatagtggctctTGCGCAAGATGTCACTGAGGTACTAcgggccactatagtggctctCCGCTAGATGCCAATGATCTATTGCGTCCAACCGTTTTACGCAAGTTTCTGACTCTGGGCATACACTGATAATGTTTTTTTGCATCATTTACTGCTAACAACTGAATAAACAAACTGCTTAGCAATCTATGTACCTCGGCAATCAGTCTCAGCAGCATGGGTTCTCCGCCGCGGCATTCTCGCAGACGATCGGCGTTGCGTAGCGTGCGGTGATGTCGCGGCGCTCCGTTCAGCAGAAGTACCGCGGCGGAGAACCCgcccgtagcgaaagggttaaagccaTATGCCCTGTTTGTTTGGTTACAATTTGGGCGATTTCATCTGGTTTCAATGTTGCCCCGCCACTGGTTGCGCAAGCACTGCATGCCTCTTGCTGCAGTGGACCAGAGCGGGCGACAGGAATCGTTGTGGTGACCTGCCGAGCTGGTAGGCACTGTGGCG
Encoded here:
- the LOC144477472 gene encoding uncharacterized protein LOC144477472; translation: KKKIVVETFDIFTYINSKFVYVERHARTQMTTLYRNLLKQKYDLEKQVLTNALILATLKPTKVYLELTAGGPALAGRSTWPVVEKGLTAGEVIHIIKCIVVDVRVRHTADCYNELPVANGNNSLFLTPKTHILTNHGTHRECSHVLPVMYEIEESWHRLSPRPIEVIPPQMLQPLEEPKWQYINPSNLATSGIYTQNNLNNLSDHIIFPAEKSAILNSVARTMTGKEIRSEGLSVI